The DNA window NNNNNNNNNNNNNNNNNNNNNNNNNNNNNNNNNNNNNNNNNNNNNNNNNNNNNNNNNNNNNNNNNNNNNNNNNNNNNNNNNNNNNNNNNNNNNNNNNNNNNNNNNNNNNNNNNNNNNNNNNNNNNNNNNNNNNNNNNNNNNNNNNNNNNNNNNNNNNNNNNNNNNNNNNNNNNNNNNNNNNNNNNNNNNNNNNNNNNNNNNNNNNNNNNNNNNNNNNNNNNNNNNNNNNNNNNNNNNNNNNNNNNNNNNNNNNNNNNNNNNNNNNNNNNNNNNNNNNNNNNNNNNNNNNNNNNNNNNNNNNNNNNNNNNNNNNNNNNNNNNNNNNNNNNNNNNNNNNNNNNNNNNNNGGGCAGCCGTGGGAGCGCCCGGGTGCGGCGTCGGCTCCGCCAGCTAGCTTTGGCTTGTATGGACTCTCTTCTTTGATAACCAGCacatctgaaaacgatattaaTATACATGTTAGTTTAGCACTCAGTAACAGGATTAATAATTCCATGAACTACATTTATCTTTGTTTCTTATGTTTGTTAAGTACCTAAGGGAGCTTATCGACGACACGATTTATGACGTCTTATTATTGGTGTGTGTGAATACACGTGTTAGCTTGTACACGACACGGTTaataaaagttcaatatatcaaaaactgctaaaccgatttgataaaaatatctaaatagtAAGGACTAtctctagaaaacctgatttcgaattcaaatattttatttgcttttaaacACAAATGCGTGCAAATACATTTGTTACCATTTTAATAAAAccaagtacttatttattattcactaGGAGTTGACACAAACAATAGTAATAATggttaaataattattcaagtcaaataatatatacaatttcgaataaaaaaaccgcattctaatGGTGCCATCCGTTTAAAGAGCTACGGTTctgcagacagacacatagcggacaaacttataacataacaaaccctctttgcgtcgggggttgataAAAAGACACGTAGCGCCtgtgtgtacagtcaaggcaaagatattgacacggcaaagttgcaaaaaatatgtatacacggccttaatgttcagtgcataaagtcgtgtatacatatttttgtaactttggccgtgtcgatatcttcgCCTATCTTCTTAGTGATCCACACAATACAGGTTGTTATTTCAGTTATGACCAACCACGCACTTAGGTTCTTTGGGCAGTGTAAGGGAGCACAACAGAATTTCCTTAATTCTGACGCCAACGAGGAAAAAATGGggttttttcgttttactggtcagCAGCTGACATTTGGCATATAAGATTCTTGAGGAGTGAAGCATTAATAGATAATTTTCCGAAACTCCACGGAAAAGGAAAAAAtccgccaagagcgtgtcgggcacgcccaaaatagggttccgtagccattacgataaacttaggcaatatttttctaaggattcgtattttatacggaatcttccaagtttaggtatattttatagattaggctgctatttactcttagactacttataattctcaatcaagaaacttagccgttatcatcatcaatccagcctatatacgtcccactgctgggcacaggccctcctctgaacaagagggcttgggcatagttccctcggggcccagtgcggattgggaacttcacacgcaccatcgattgcttcgcaggtttgtgcaggtttcctcacgatgttttccttcaccgcaaagctcgtggtaaatttcaatgtaattccgcacatgaatttcgaaaactcagaagtgcaagCCGCGGTttgaaaccacgaccctctgcttgagaggcgataggtcaaacactaggccaccacggctacaagccgttatagtttccttgaaattttgatattcttactaccatcctgaattttttcaaattttccacccaccggttaaatttagaggggaggggggacgctcgattttatgaaaaatgcactttaaagttgaatatttcgcatacaatcatcattgaatcgaaaaatcgtctaagcaaacccctaatggttttaaaagacctatccaacgatacaatacagggttggacgagaaaaaaaatcacctccactttacgtctatgggaggtacccttaaaaaaattgttttagaatTTTCTATTGTTAcattttcggcatagtttacatatatagcccatgacatacaaaattacctgttactgcGTACAGTAGAGGTCAGATTTTtagccgctcagtatataaacGTTTCGAAGTCATTATTATACCAGGTTAACGACCAGCAAATAAACATATTGGGAATAAAAACAATAGGCATTTACTATCAAATACTGGTATATTTAACAAAGTTTATATAACGTTTATAAATCGACTCAAACGATTAAATCGAGTAGTTCAACACAAGATTTCAAGAACGATTTTTAAACTGTATGAGTATATCTCACAGGAGATTATAAAACTGCACTTTAATTAGTCCtcaaaattagttttaaatgtaGTGCATGAATATACAAAACGTCTTAAATAGGCACACGGACGGACAACATGTTAGTAGTTACCACAACAGTCTTGATGAATAAAAATTTTGCAATGGAAGCGACACCCCCTCAAAATTAGTTCAAAGTTGGTTCAAATTATGATTTTGATTAAGAATTTAGgttgattttgaatttgtaaATTTGCACTATCTGGCTAAAATAACGTCTATCTGTATCtgtatttcataataatctccgaaaaatcaatcaaaacacgaaaaaaaggatcgcagtaAGAGTAGTCGTTACCCGCTTAACATTTAACGCGGGCAAAGCTGGTCAAGCATAGTATAGACTGCTGTTTTCTTACGTCACAACGGCGCAGAAAATTGGTTCACAGCACGGTTTTGTGCaactttcactatagtttgttgacgtccgtgacaggggttgtgtcaaaataatattgttccaaacagccagtctggtgccgtaaggtacatagatatcAATTATCGTTTCTGCATCTCTCAACTTGTTTTAGAGTAGTTCTactagcgtttcaaccgctatcagttttctGTCATCATATCAAAAAAAtgacctaaaaattaattaataaaattttagtaaatttaaattgtacCCTAAGCAgtttcgttttataaaaaaaccgctCTGTTACGCTCATTGCTTCAATATCTGCGACAGGATGCTGATAGCGGTTGAGACGCTAGTATAGCTATCCATTTAGTGTATTAAACTTTAAGGTACAACAATGACGAGATGATGACGAttctatgtatatatattatacattttaaacagtacaggcttgcgtttggccacaatcacgcctgatggagcGAGGATGAGACCTAAGATGgaatgatggatggatggataaatAGGCGCTTACATAATCTTTGCTAGACAGTGCGTCAATTTGAAGTtgttataaaaagtttttaaaactcACAACAGAATAAGCTAAAGAGTTCAGAGTAGGGGAGCCCAAGTAGGTACacgtagtgccaccagagttgaggtcacgcacacaagaacatgtcatgtaatgacagcgggattttgactctttcatttcattcattctgcTTGTGTGCAATCAGCTTCATgaagctgtgtgtgtaatcattcacatCAACTGTACCGTTTCTCACCGTTGTGTGTTCGTATATGATGAATTATGATAGGCTTACTTCCGACTAAACGTTTGTTACACACACTACAGCTGTACGGTTTTTCATCGGTGTGTTCGTACATGCCCAGCCAAGGTCGTTTTATGTGTAAAACGTTTATTACACTCATCACAACTGTACGGTTTCTCGCCGGTGTGTGTTCGTACATGCCGGGTCGAGGTCGACTTTCGAGTAAACCGTTTGTTACACACGTCACAATTGAAAGGTTTCTCACAAGTATGATTTCGTATATGCTGAGCCAAGgtcaatttattattacttattaattgataaaaacgtttacatGACATTACAGTACTTAATGACCAATTCATCatgaaactaaaactaactatgaaagattattagattattattagattatatattactttttttttaatttatttatataaacaagTGGTACAAGTGAGTGGAAAATTACGAGCCACTATTTAAAACCCTTAGGGGTTTATGTTATAGCTGGCGAGTCACCGCGTTTCAATCCGCGTAcaaacttaagctatttataggtacatacataagaTCAAACctggttatattataaatttatgtgTGAACCATTTATAACACACATCACACCTGAACGGTTTCACACCGGTGTGTGTTCGTACATGCAGTCAAGGTCGTTTTTTGTGTAAACCGTTCATTACACAAACCACAACTGTATGGTTTCTCACCAGTGTGTGTTCGTACATGCCGAGTCAAATTCGTTTTTCGAGTAAACCGTTTGTTACACGCGTCACAACTGAACGGTTTCTCACCGGTGTGTGTTCGTACATGCTGAGTCAATTGCGATTTTTGTGTAAACCGTTTGTTACACGCGTCACAACTATACGGTTTCTCACCGGTGTGTGTTCGTACATGCAGAGTCAAGTTCGATTTTTGTGTAAACCGTTTGTTACACACGTCACAATTGAAAGGTTTCTCAAAAGTATGATTTCGTATATGCTGAGCCAAGGTCAATTTATGTGTAAACCATTTATTACACACATCACAACAGAACGGTTTCTCACCAGTGTGTGTTCGTACATGCCGAGTCAAGGTCGTTTTAAGTGTAAACCGTTTACTACACTCATCACAACTGTACGGTTTCTCACCAGTGTGTGTTCGTACATGCCGAGTCAAGTGCGATTTTTGTGTAAACCGTTTGTTACACGCGTCACAACTGTACGGTTTCTCACCAGTGTGTGTTCGTACATGCTGAGTCAATTGCGGTTTTTGTGTAAACCGTTTGTTACACGCGTCACAACTGTACGGTTTCTCACCGGTGTGCGTTCGTACATGCAGAGTCAAGTTCGATTTTTGTGTAAACCGTTTGTTACACATGTCACAATTGAAAGGTTTCTCAAAAGTATGATTTCGTATATGCTGAGCCAAGGTCAATTTATGTGTAAACCATTTATTACACACATCACAACAGAACGGTTTCTCACCAGTGTGTGTTCGTTCATGCCGAGTCAAGTGCGATTTTTGTGTAAACCGTTTGTTACACGCGTCACAACTGTACGGTTTCTCACCAGTGTGTGTTCGTACATGCTGAGTCAATTGCGGTTTTTGTGTAAATCGTTTGTTACACGCGTCACAACTGAACGGTTTCTCACCGGTGTGTGTTCGTACATGCCGAGTCAAGTTTGTTTTAAGTGTAAACCGTTTACTACACTCAACACAACTATACGGTTTCTCACCAGTGTGTATTATTCGTACATGCTGAGTCACGTGCGATTTTTGTGTGTTCTCAGCTGTGTGTGCAAGCATACGTCTAGTCAACTTATTCTGTTGTGAAAACTGTTTGTAGTATATTTTGCTACCGTTTAGTTTCttatttgcttttttttgtaCGTGCTTAGTCAAACATGATTGACTAATAGACAGATTGTTACCAGGATGAGGCTGGTAGCTCGTGAATTCTTCCCGGGGTCTGCTTTTCTCCACACCATAGTGGACTGGCTTCAGCTTAGGTGGCACCAGACTTGGATTTAGCTTACAATCACGGCTAACATAAGGCGGCGTGCTTCGATGCAGGTCTCCCAGTGGTAGTCGCTCCAGTCTGAC is part of the Choristoneura fumiferana chromosome 26, NRCan_CFum_1, whole genome shotgun sequence genome and encodes:
- the LOC141442769 gene encoding uncharacterized protein, with amino-acid sequence MLAHTAENTQKSHVTQHVRIIHTGEKPYSCVECSKRFTLKTNLTRHVRTHTGEKPFSCDACNKRFTQKPQLTQHVRTHTGEKPYSCDACNKRFTQKSHLTRHERTHTGEKPFCCDVCNKWFTHKLTLAQHIRNHTFEKPFNCDMCNKRFTQKSNLTLHVRTHTGEKPYSCDACNKRFTQKPQLTQHVRTHTGEKPYSCDACNKRFTQKSHLTRHVRTHTGEKPYSCDECSKRFTLKTTLTRHVRTHTGEKPFCCDVCNKWFTHKLTLAQHIRNHTFEKPFNCDVCNKRFTQKSNLTLHVRTHTGEKPYSCDACNKRFTQKSQLTQHVRTHTGEKPFSCDACNKRFTRKTNLTRHVRTHTGEKPYSCGLCNERFTQKTTLTACTNTHRCETVQV